The Pseudomonas nunensis genome includes the window AAGCTGCCGGGGGTCAGGTCGTCGAGTTTGCCCTGCTGCATGAAGTTATCAATGATCGAGACCTGGCGCTCCAGCGTCGGGTCGATGGCATTGAGCAACACCTTGGAGACCTTGCCGTTGTTGGTCAGCAGCCCCTGCATCTGGGTGAACGGCGCAACGGCCGTCACCTGCGGGTTCTGCTTGACCTTGGCGGCCAGGCTTTGCCAGTCGCTGATGGGTTCACCGGACTCGATGGTCGCGTGGGGCACCATGCCCAGCACGCGGGTGCGCATCTCATGATCGAAGCCGTTCATGACCGACAGCACGACGATCATCACGACCACGCCAAGGGCGAGCCCGATCATTGAAGTCAGGGAAATGAACGACACAAAATGATTGCGACGCTTTGCACGGGTATAACGCGTGCCAATAAATACGAAGAGAGGTCTGAACATGTCGGGGCTTGTTCGGAGGGAAAAGGAACGTCCTTGTGGCGGGGGTCGATAACCAGCTTTACACTCAGACCACCGCCGCTACCATGGGTTCGCCATGTCGACATTAGATGAAGAAGATCGCCGCGAATACTACCGTATCGAGGACTCGATCGCACTGGAAATTCGGCCCCTGTCTGCTCCCGAAGCCGCAGGCCAGGAAGTGTTGCAGGATGCTTCGCCACTATTCAACCTGCTCAGCGAACTGCACCTGAGTGAATTCGAGTCGCAGCACCTGTTGCGCCAGATCAGTGAGCGCGACCGGGCGATTGCGGCATTCTTGAAATCCCAGAACAAACGCATCGACCTGCTGAGCCAAGTGGTCGCCTTGACCGTGCTCGGGCAGATCGGCGAACCGCAACCGGTGATCATCTCCGAAGGCGGCATCGACTTTCAGCACCCGACGCCGATTGCGGTCGGCGCGCACCTGTCGGTCAAACTGGTGCTGATGCCGCAAGCGCTGGGCCTGTTGCTGCGCGCCAAGGTCACCCACTGCGACCGCAAGGGTGACGGCTACGATGTCGGCACCGAGTTCGAATACCCGACCGATGCCCAGCGCCAGTTGCTCGCCCGCTACATCTTGCAAAAGCAGGCCCAGGAACGACGCCTGGCCCGCGAACAAAACGAATCAGGCATTTAATTAAGGAAGAACCGTGACCCTCATCTACGGCCATCGCGGCGCCAAAGGCGAAGCACCGGAAAACACCCTGACCAGTTTTCAGGAATGTCTCAAGCACGGCGTGCGCCGTTGCGAACTGGACCTGCACCTGTCCATGGACGGCGAGTTGATGGTCATCCATGACCCGACACTCAAGCGCACCACGGATCGGCGCGGCAAAGTGGTCGAGCACTCCGCCAAGGATCTGGTGACCTACGACGCGCGCAAGGGCGGCCCGGGCTGGATCAAGCCGTGCCCGATTCCGACGCTGGAAGAACTGTTCGAGAAATGCGATTTCGAGCACTGGCAACTCGAAGTCAAAAGCGCTTCACGCACCCGTGCCGCAACCACCGTGCTGGCGATTCGTGAGATGGCGGTGCGTCATGGCCTGCTGGACAAGGTGACGATCACCTCGAGTTCCCGCGAAGTATTGAAAGCTGCGCTGGATCTGGTGCCGGACGTGTCCCGGGGATTGGTGGCCGAATACGCCTGGCTCGACCCGTTGAAGGTCGCGCAAAGCTATGGCTGTGAGATTCTGGCGCTGAACTGGACCCTGTGTACGCCGGAACGCCTGCAAAAGGCGCAACGTCAGGGGCTGCATGTGTCGGTATGGACAGTCAACGAGCCCGCGCTAATGCGCAGACTCGCCGACTTCGGCGTTGACAGCCTGATTACAGACTTTCCCGGTTTGGCCACTGCCACGCTCGAGAATTGCTGAAATCGGTCTCCCCGGCCGGCTCAGGCCACCGGCCGGAGCCGCTCAAAAAAGCCGGTTGAGGCCATCGTACGCCGCTACCCGATAGGCTTCGGCCATGGTCGGGTAGTTGAACGTCGTGTTGACGAAGTATTTCAGGGTGTTCAGTTCACCCGGCTGGCTCATGATCGCCTGGCCGATGTGAACAATCTCCGACGCCTGATAGCCGAAGCAGTGAACGCCCAGCACTTCCAGGGTTTCACGGTGGAACAGGATCTTCAGCATGCCCTGGGGCTCGCCGGCGATCTGTGCACGCGCCATGCTCTTGAAGAACGCCTTGCCCACTTCGTACGGCACCTTGGCCTGAGTCAGCTCCTGCTCGTTCTTGCCGATCGAGCTGATCTCCGGAATGGTGTAGATGCCGGTCGGCACATCATTCACGAAGCGCCAGCTGTTGTTATCCACGATGCTGCCAGCGGCCGAACGGCCCTGGTCGTGGGCGGCACTGGCCAGGCTTGGCCAGCCGATCACGTCGCCGGCACCGTAAATGTTCGGTACGCAGGTGCGATAGGCTTCATCGACTTCGATCTGGCCACGGCTGTTGACCTTCACGCCGATGTTTTCCAGACCCAATGCGTCGGTGTTACCGGTACGACCGTTGCACCAGAGCAAGGCGTCGGCCTTGATCTTCTTGCCGGACTTGAGGTGCAGGATCACACCGTTGTCCACGCCTTCGACGCGGTCGTAGTCTTCGTTGTGGCGGACCGTGATGTTGTTGTTGCTGAAGTGATAGCTCAGGGCCTGGGAAATTTCCGAGTCCAGGAAGCTCAGCAACTGACCACGGTTATCCACCAGCTCAACCAGCACACCCAGGCCACTGAAGATCGAGGCGTATTCGCAACCGATCACGCCAGCGCCGTAAACGATGAGTTTGCGCGGGGTGTGGTTGAGGCTGAGGATGGTGTCGCTATCGTAGATACGCGGGTGATGGAAATCGATGTCCGCCGGGCGATAAGGACGCGAGCCGGTGGCGATGATGATGTGCTTGGCCACCAGTTTCTCGACCACGCCGTTGGCGCACACCACTTCGATGGTTTGCTCGTCGGCGAAGCTGCCGGTGCCAAAGAACACGTCGACGCGGTTACGGGCGTAGTAGCCGGTGCGCGAGGCGACTTGTTTGGAAATGACTTTTTCAGCGCTTTTCAGCACGTCCGGGAACGAGAACCAACGCGGCTCACCAATGGCCCGGAACATCGGGTTGGTGTTGAACTGCATGATCTGCCGGACCGAGTGACGCAATGCCTTGGACGGGATGGTGCCCAGGTGGGTGCAGTTGCCGCCGACCTGGCGACGGCTGTCGACCATCGCCACCTTGCGCCCTGCTTTGGCGGCGTTCATTGCCGCGCCTTCTCCCGCCGGGCCGGAACCCAGCACCACCACGTCGTAGTTGTAGACAGCCATGCGTACTCCTCAGAACAGGCCGCGGCGCCATCGGCACCTGCGGCTAAATCACGCCGATCTGCGGCGTGAAGGAACAATTTGGGGCCAGTGCAGAACCCGGACACAGTCTATAGAAGCGTCAACGCCGCGCACATTAACCCTTGGTCGCGTCGTAGGCTACTTTTGCCTGCGCTACAACGCCAGTCTTCAATGCTCGGATCGCCGTAATCATTCGGTTTTGCCGCCACTGAGCCGTTCAAAAGCCTGATTGGTCCGTGTGACGAAACCTGTATCGGCACGAATCACAAAGAATGCACCGATGTTGTGTTTTTCCGCGTAGTCCCATCCACGTACCGGGCCGAGAATCAGCAACAGCGTCGATAAGCCATCGGCCATCAGGGCTGAAGGATTTATTACCGTGACCGACGCGAGGTTGTGGGTAATCGGCGCACCGGTGCGGGCATCGAAGGTGTGGGAATAGCGCCGACCGTCCTGCTCGAAATAGTTGCGGTAGTCGCCGGAGGTGGAGACGCCGTAGCCGTCCACGTTAATGATGCGCTCGGCCACTTGTTGGTCGTCCCGAGGCTCTTCCAAGGCAACTTTCCACGGGGAGCCGTCGAGTTTTTTACCGGCAGCCTTGAGTTCGCCCGTGGCTTCGGCGAGGTAGTTGTGGATGCCCATGCTGTCGAGTGTGGCGGCGATGCTGTCGACCGAATAGCCGGCGGCGATGCTGTTGAAGTCCACCTCGACCGCGGCGTCCTTGCACAGTTGATCGCCGTCGATGCGCAGGTGCGTGTAGCCGATTCGCTGCATCGCGGTGGCCAGAGCTTCGGGACTGGGGATTTTTTCCTCGCGGGCTTGTGGGCCAAAACCCCAAAGGTTCATCAAGGGTTCGACGGTCAGGTCGTAGGAGCCTTCGCTTTGCAGTGACAGTTGTTCGCCGACACGGACCAATTCGAGGATCGGCGCGCGCATGGTCTGACAGCGATTGGCCGGCAGATCGTTAAAGCGTTCGATGTCCGAGTCGCTGCGGTAGGTGGACATTTGCCGGTCAACGTCAGCGAGGATTTTTTCGACTTCGGCTTGCACCACCTTCGGCGCGGGCAAACCCTGAGTTCGCACGTACTTGATCGAATAGGTGCTGCCCATGGTCGGGCCGCCGAAGCTTTCCATGGAATCGCCGTTGCCGCAGCCGGACAGCGCAATGAACAACAACGGGAAAAACCCCTTCCGCTTCAACAATCTCAATCCCTCTGAATACCCCCGACACAGCGCCAGTGCCGACCATTATGCAACACCCCTGTAGGAGCGAGGCTTGCCCGCGAAAGCGATCAACCTGACACACCGCCTTCGCGGGCAAGCCTCGCTCCTACAGGTTTCTAAGTCGTTCAACCTCTATATCCGTGCCGGCTAATGGCTATAACGTTTAAGCAGCAGCCTAACTAGTGGTTGCCTATCCATCTTCATACACATATCGTTACAAAACTGTTCGGTGTGTGCCTGCGTGCTTGAGGCCGACAGCCAGGAAGCGTCAAGACCAGGGATTTCCAATAAGACAGCCAAAGTGAGAGCGTTAAAATGTCCTCGAATACGGGCAAAGGCAAAGCGATCTTTCGCGTTGTCAGCGGTAATTTTCTTGAGATGTTCGACTTTATGGTCTATGGCTTTTACGCCACGGCCATTGCGAAGACCTTCTTCCCTGCCGACAGCGCATTCGCCTCCCTGATGCTGTCCCTGGCCACTTTCGGCGCCGGTTTCCTGATGCGTCCGCTGGGTGCGATTTTCCTCGGCGCCTACATCGACCGCCATGGCCGCCGCAAAGGCCTGATCATCACCCTCGCCCTGATGGCCGCCGGCACAGTGCTGATTGCCTGCGTGCCGGGTTACGCCACACTGGGCGTCGCTGCGCCGCTGATCGTGCTGTTCGGTCGCCTGTTGCAAGGTTTCTCGGCGGGCGTGGAACTGGGCGGTGTGTCGGTGTACCTGGCCGAAATTTCCACCCCGGGCCGCAAAGGCTTCTTCGTCAGTTGGCAATCCGCCAGCCAACAAGCGGCCGTGGTATTCGCTGGTTTGCTGGGTGTGGGCTTGAACCACTGGCTCAGCCCGGAACAAATGGGTGACTGGGGCTGGCGCGTACCGTTCCTGATTGGCTGCATGATCGTGCCGGTGATCTTCGTGATTCGTCGCTCGCTGGAAGAAACTCCGGAATTCCAGGCACGCAAACATCGCCCTACCCTGCAGGAAATCATCCGTTCGGTCGGTCAGAACTTCGGCATTGTCATCGCCGGCATGGCGCTGGTGGTCATGACCACCGTGTCGTTCTACCTGATCACCGCGTACACGCCGACCTTCGGTAAAGCCGAACTGCACTTGTCCGATCTGGATGCGCTGCTGGTCACCGTGTGCATCGGCCTGTCGAACTTCTTCTGGCTGCCGGTGATGGGGGCTGTGTCCGACAAGATCGGGCGTAAACCCCTACTGTTGGCGGCGACCATTCTGGCGATCCTGACCGCCTACCCTGCCCTGTCGTGGCTGGTGGCGAACCCGAGCTTCAGTCATCTGCTGATCGTCGAGTTGTGGTTGTCGTTCCTGTATGGCTCGTACAACGGCGCCATGGTGGTAGCCCTGACCGAAATCATGCCGGTAGAAGTTCGTACAACCGGTTTCTCCCTGGCCTACAGCCTGGCGACTGCAACCTTCGGTGGTTTTACACCGGCGGCGTGCACCTACCTGATCCATGTGCTGGACAATAAGGCTGCGCCAGGGATCTGGCTCAGCGGTGCGGCGGTGCTGGGGTTGATTGCGACGCTGGTGTTGTTCCGTGGCAACAAACATGAACTGCGGACTGCGCAGGCGGCTGTGGTTGGTGGCGCTCGATAGATCGCATTCGCGGGCAAACCTCGCTCCTACAGGTAGCGTGCAATATCACAATTCGCGCATAACCCGTAGGAGCGAGGCTTGCCCGCGAAGAGGCCCGCCCAGACAACACATCCACAACGAGCAAAGAACGCACAAACAAAAACGCCCCGACCAAAGTCGGGGCGTTTTCATGTGCGGCTAAAGCTTAGCGCGGGAATGCAGGCGGGTTGACCCCGGCCATGTCTTCCATCACGCGAACCACTTGGCAGCTGTAACCGAATTCGTTGTCGTACCAAACGTACAGAACAACGCGGTTGTCTTGGCTGATGGTTGCTTCAGCGTCCACAACACCGGCGTGGCGCGAGCCAACGAAGTCGGTGGACACTACTTCCTGCGAGTTGACGTAGTCGATTTGCTTATGCAGATCGGAGTGCAGCGCCATGTAGCGCAGGTACTCGTTCATCTCTTCACGGGTGGCGGCTTTCTCAAGGTTCAGGTTGAGAATGGCCATCGACACGTTAGGCGTCGGAACGCGGATCGCGTTACCGGTCAGCTTGCCGGCCAGTTCAGGCAGAGCCTTGGCAGCAGCGGTGGCAGCACCGGTCTCGGTGATTACCATGTTCAGCGCGGCGCTACGGCCACGGCGATCGCCCTTGTGGAAGTTGTCGATCAGGTTCTGGTCGTTGGTGTACGAGTGAACCGTTTCAACGTGACCGTTGATGATGCCGAACTTGTCGTTGACTGCCTTCAGCACCGGCACGATGGCGTTGGTGGTGCAGGACGCCGCGGAAACGATCTTGTCGTCAGCGGTGATTTCGCCGTGGTTGATGCCGTGAACGATGTTCTTCAGCTTGCCTTTGCCAGGCGCGGTCAGCACAACGCGGTCGATACCCGGGCAAGCCAGGTGTTGGCCCAGGCCCTCGGCGTCACGCCATACACCGGTGTTGTCCACCAGCAGTGCGTCTTTGATGCCGTACTGGGTGTAATCCACTTCAGTCGGGTTCTTCGCGTAGATAACCTGGATCAGGTTGCCGTTAGCGGTGATGGTGTTGTTTTCTTCATCGATGGTGATGGTGCCGTTGAAGGAACCATGCACCGAATCGCGACGCAGCAAGCTGGCGCGCTTGACCAGATCGTTCTCGGCGCCCTTGCGGACCACGATGGCGCGCAGACGCAGGCCGTCGCCGCCACCGGTTTTCTCGATCAGGATGCGCGCCAGCAGACGGCCAATGCGACCGAAGCCGTACAGGACAACGTCGGTGCCTTTGCGCGCCGTAGCGTTTTGCTGGCCAACAACGTCAGCCATTTCTTCACGGACGAACTGCTCGGCGGTGCGGCCATTGCCTTCGTTACGGAATTTGAACGCCAACTTGCCCAAGTCTACCGAAGCCGCGCCGAGCTTAAGCTCGCTCATGGCTTTAAGCAGAGGGAATGTTTCGTGGACGGAGAGTTCGCTGTCGTCGGTGGAGCGATGGCGAGCAAAGCGGTGAGCTTTGAGAATCGCGATGACAGACTGGTTGATCAGGCTGCGGCCATAGATCGAGCTCACCACGTTGTTATTGCGGTAGAGCTGACCGATAAGCGGAATCATCGCTTCTGCGAGTGCTTCACGGTCGATCCATTCACCAAGACACTGGTCGGGCTTCTGAGTCACGGGAACCTTCCACATATGTAGGGGCAGAAAAAAGGGGCTACATTATGCCGCCGAGTGCCTCTCGTAGCAATGCGCGCCTGTCGTGCGAGTCGTAACAAATTCCGCTCCAAAAAAATTACGCCCCGCTGGAGCCCAGTAAACACGGGGCTTTCAGCGCAGTCAAATTTTTGGAGGTAGCGCTGCCTTGTCCGTAACCATCCGTAACACTGGTTGTTTTTGCCACTACATAATCGGCAATTTTCACTGAAAAACGGCCGGATTTTGTCTTTACCACTACATTTTGCCCAACCCGCGTAATAGACATATCTGCAACTGACAGCCGGCACCCGAGGCCGCTACAATTACCGACTTTGTCGCAACGCTTGGAGCTCAACCTTCCGTGCCCGTTCTGCGTCTACCGCTTCTCCCTGCCGCGGCAGGTAAACAGCACTGGGGCAACCTGCCCGGTGCCGCCCTGAGCCTGGCCATTGCCGAGGCCGCCAGCGCTGCCAAGCGCTTTACCCTGCTGCTGACCGCCGACAGCCAAAGTGCTGAACGGCTGGAACAGGAGCTGAGTTTCTTCGCCCCGGATTTGCCCGTGCTGCATTTTCCCGACTGGGAAACCCTGCCTTACGATCTGTTCTCGCCGCACCAGGACATCATCTCCCAGCGCATTGCCAGCTTATATAGGCTGCCGGAGCTGACCCACGGCGTGCTCGTGGTGCCGATCACCACGGCATTGCATCGCCTGGCGCCGACCAAGTTCCTGCTCGGCAGCAGCCTGGTGCTGGACGTCGGCCAGAAGCTCGACGTCGAGCAAATGCGTACCCGGCTAGAGGCCAGTGGCTATCGCTACGTCGATACGGTGTACGAGCACGGTGAATTTACCGTGCGTGGTTCGCTGATCGACCTGTTCCCGATGGGCAGCAAACTGCCGTTCCGGATCGACCTGTTCGACGACGAAATCGAGACCCTGCGCACCTTCGATCCGGACAACCAGCGCTCCATCGACAAGGTCGACACCGTTCGCCTGTTGCCGGCGCGGGAATTCCCCCTGCAAAAGGATGCGGTCACGCGCTTCAAGGCGCGCTTCCGCGAACGTTTCGACGTGGACTTCCGCCGCTGCCCGATCTTTCAGGATTTGAGCAGCGGGATTACGCCGGCCGGTATCGAGTACTACCTGCCGCTGTTCTTCGATGAAACCTCGACCCTGTTCGATTACCTGCCGCAAGACACCCAGGTGTTTTCCCTGCCGGGCATCGAACAGGCCGCCGAGAACTTCTGGAACGACGTGCGCAATCGCTATGAAGAGCGCCGCGTCGATCCTTCTCGTCCTTTATTACCGCCGACCGAGCTATTCCTGCCGGTGGAAGACTGTTTCGCACGCCTGAAAAACTGGCCGCGCGTCGTGGCCAGTCAACAAGACGTGGAAACCGGTGTCGGCCGCGAACGCTTCCCGGCGCAGCTGTTGCCGAACCTGGCCATCGAAGCGAAGGCCACCCAGCCACTCGCCGCGCTGGCTGGTTTCCTCGACGAATTCCCCGGTCGCGTGCTGTTTACCGCCGAGTCGGCGGGCCGTCGTGAAGTGCTGCTGGAATTGCTCGAACGCCTGAAGCTGCGGCCGAAAACCGTCGACAGCTGGCCAGACTTTGTCGCGGGCAAGGATCGTCTGGCGATCACCATTGCGCCGCTGGACGAAGGCTTGATGCTGGACGATCCGGCCCTGGCGCTGATCGCCGAAAGCCCGTTGTTCGGGCAACGGGTGATGCAACGTCGTCGTCGGGAAAAACGCGCCGACGGCAATAACGATGCAGTGATCAAGAACCTCACCGAGCTGCGCGAAGGTGCGCCGGTGGTGCACATCGATCACGGCGTCGGCCGTTACCTTGGACTCGCGACCCTGGAAATCGATGACCAGGCTGCCGAGTTCCTGACTCTGCAATACGCTGAAGGCGCCAAGCTGTATGTGCCGGTGGCCAACCTGCACCTGATCGCTCGTTACACCGGCAGCGACGATGCACTTGCCCCGCTGCATCGTCTCGGCTCCGAGACCTGGCAGAAAGCCAAACGCAAAGCCGCCGAGCAGGTGCGCGACGTCGCCGCCGAGTTACTCGACATCTATGCCCGCCGCGCCGCTCGCGAAGGTTATGCCTTTGCCGATCCGAAAGCCGATTACGCAACGTTCAGCGCCGGCTTCCCGTTCGAAGAAACCCCGGACCAGCAGACCACCATCGACGCCG containing:
- a CDS encoding PilZ domain-containing protein encodes the protein MSTLDEEDRREYYRIEDSIALEIRPLSAPEAAGQEVLQDASPLFNLLSELHLSEFESQHLLRQISERDRAIAAFLKSQNKRIDLLSQVVALTVLGQIGEPQPVIISEGGIDFQHPTPIAVGAHLSVKLVLMPQALGLLLRAKVTHCDRKGDGYDVGTEFEYPTDAQRQLLARYILQKQAQERRLAREQNESGI
- a CDS encoding glycerophosphodiester phosphodiesterase, with product MTLIYGHRGAKGEAPENTLTSFQECLKHGVRRCELDLHLSMDGELMVIHDPTLKRTTDRRGKVVEHSAKDLVTYDARKGGPGWIKPCPIPTLEELFEKCDFEHWQLEVKSASRTRAATTVLAIREMAVRHGLLDKVTITSSSREVLKAALDLVPDVSRGLVAEYAWLDPLKVAQSYGCEILALNWTLCTPERLQKAQRQGLHVSVWTVNEPALMRRLADFGVDSLITDFPGLATATLENC
- the sthA gene encoding Si-specific NAD(P)(+) transhydrogenase is translated as MAVYNYDVVVLGSGPAGEGAAMNAAKAGRKVAMVDSRRQVGGNCTHLGTIPSKALRHSVRQIMQFNTNPMFRAIGEPRWFSFPDVLKSAEKVISKQVASRTGYYARNRVDVFFGTGSFADEQTIEVVCANGVVEKLVAKHIIIATGSRPYRPADIDFHHPRIYDSDTILSLNHTPRKLIVYGAGVIGCEYASIFSGLGVLVELVDNRGQLLSFLDSEISQALSYHFSNNNITVRHNEDYDRVEGVDNGVILHLKSGKKIKADALLWCNGRTGNTDALGLENIGVKVNSRGQIEVDEAYRTCVPNIYGAGDVIGWPSLASAAHDQGRSAAGSIVDNNSWRFVNDVPTGIYTIPEISSIGKNEQELTQAKVPYEVGKAFFKSMARAQIAGEPQGMLKILFHRETLEVLGVHCFGYQASEIVHIGQAIMSQPGELNTLKYFVNTTFNYPTMAEAYRVAAYDGLNRLF
- a CDS encoding FAD:protein FMN transferase, whose amino-acid sequence is MESFGGPTMGSTYSIKYVRTQGLPAPKVVQAEVEKILADVDRQMSTYRSDSDIERFNDLPANRCQTMRAPILELVRVGEQLSLQSEGSYDLTVEPLMNLWGFGPQAREEKIPSPEALATAMQRIGYTHLRIDGDQLCKDAAVEVDFNSIAAGYSVDSIAATLDSMGIHNYLAEATGELKAAGKKLDGSPWKVALEEPRDDQQVAERIINVDGYGVSTSGDYRNYFEQDGRRYSHTFDARTGAPITHNLASVTVINPSALMADGLSTLLLILGPVRGWDYAEKHNIGAFFVIRADTGFVTRTNQAFERLSGGKTE
- a CDS encoding MFS transporter: MSSNTGKGKAIFRVVSGNFLEMFDFMVYGFYATAIAKTFFPADSAFASLMLSLATFGAGFLMRPLGAIFLGAYIDRHGRRKGLIITLALMAAGTVLIACVPGYATLGVAAPLIVLFGRLLQGFSAGVELGGVSVYLAEISTPGRKGFFVSWQSASQQAAVVFAGLLGVGLNHWLSPEQMGDWGWRVPFLIGCMIVPVIFVIRRSLEETPEFQARKHRPTLQEIIRSVGQNFGIVIAGMALVVMTTVSFYLITAYTPTFGKAELHLSDLDALLVTVCIGLSNFFWLPVMGAVSDKIGRKPLLLAATILAILTAYPALSWLVANPSFSHLLIVELWLSFLYGSYNGAMVVALTEIMPVEVRTTGFSLAYSLATATFGGFTPAACTYLIHVLDNKAAPGIWLSGAAVLGLIATLVLFRGNKHELRTAQAAVVGGAR
- a CDS encoding glyceraldehyde-3-phosphate dehydrogenase, with protein sequence MWKVPVTQKPDQCLGEWIDREALAEAMIPLIGQLYRNNNVVSSIYGRSLINQSVIAILKAHRFARHRSTDDSELSVHETFPLLKAMSELKLGAASVDLGKLAFKFRNEGNGRTAEQFVREEMADVVGQQNATARKGTDVVLYGFGRIGRLLARILIEKTGGGDGLRLRAIVVRKGAENDLVKRASLLRRDSVHGSFNGTITIDEENNTITANGNLIQVIYAKNPTEVDYTQYGIKDALLVDNTGVWRDAEGLGQHLACPGIDRVVLTAPGKGKLKNIVHGINHGEITADDKIVSAASCTTNAIVPVLKAVNDKFGIINGHVETVHSYTNDQNLIDNFHKGDRRGRSAALNMVITETGAATAAAKALPELAGKLTGNAIRVPTPNVSMAILNLNLEKAATREEMNEYLRYMALHSDLHKQIDYVNSQEVVSTDFVGSRHAGVVDAEATISQDNRVVLYVWYDNEFGYSCQVVRVMEDMAGVNPPAFPR
- the mfd gene encoding transcription-repair coupling factor; this encodes MPVLRLPLLPAAAGKQHWGNLPGAALSLAIAEAASAAKRFTLLLTADSQSAERLEQELSFFAPDLPVLHFPDWETLPYDLFSPHQDIISQRIASLYRLPELTHGVLVVPITTALHRLAPTKFLLGSSLVLDVGQKLDVEQMRTRLEASGYRYVDTVYEHGEFTVRGSLIDLFPMGSKLPFRIDLFDDEIETLRTFDPDNQRSIDKVDTVRLLPAREFPLQKDAVTRFKARFRERFDVDFRRCPIFQDLSSGITPAGIEYYLPLFFDETSTLFDYLPQDTQVFSLPGIEQAAENFWNDVRNRYEERRVDPSRPLLPPTELFLPVEDCFARLKNWPRVVASQQDVETGVGRERFPAQLLPNLAIEAKATQPLAALAGFLDEFPGRVLFTAESAGRREVLLELLERLKLRPKTVDSWPDFVAGKDRLAITIAPLDEGLMLDDPALALIAESPLFGQRVMQRRRREKRADGNNDAVIKNLTELREGAPVVHIDHGVGRYLGLATLEIDDQAAEFLTLQYAEGAKLYVPVANLHLIARYTGSDDALAPLHRLGSETWQKAKRKAAEQVRDVAAELLDIYARRAAREGYAFADPKADYATFSAGFPFEETPDQQTTIDAVRADMLAPKPMDRLVCGDVGFGKTEVAMRAAFIAVHGGRQVAILVPTTLLAQQHYNSFRDRFADWPVSVEVMSRFKSTKEVNAAIAELAEGKIDIVIGTHKLLSDDVKIKNLGLVIIDEEHRFGVRQKEQLKALRSEVDILTLTATPIPRTLNMAVSGMRDLSIIATPPARRLSVRTFVMEQNKSTVKEALLRELLRGGQVYYLHNDVKTIEKCAADLAELVPEARIGIGHGQMRERELEQVMSDFYHKRFNVLIASTIIETGIDVPSANTIIIERADKFGLAQLHQLRGRVGRSHHQAYAYLLTPPRQQITGDAEKRLEAIANTQDLGAGFVLATNDLEIRGAGELLGDGQSGQIQAVGFTLYMEMLERAVKSIRKGEQPNLDQPLGGGPEVNLRVPALIPEDYLPDVHARLILYKRIASATDEEGLKDLQVEMIDRFGLLPEPTKNLVRITLLKLQAEQLGIKKVDGGPQGGRIEFAAQTPVDPLTLIKLIQSQPKRYKFEGATMFKFMVPMERPEERFNTVEALFERLLPKTA